The Spirochaetota bacterium genome segment TCATACTCAGTGGAAGGGTGCAGGGGGTGGCGTGCCGCTATTATTGCGGCCAGTACGGCCGAATAATGGGCCTGCGCGGCTCGGCGACAAACCTGTCCAACGGCACCGTACGCGTGCTGCTCGACATCGAAGACGACGATGCGGCGCGCGAGTACATGCGGGCACTCAGGCAGAATCCGAAGCGCATTGCTTTTTACGGTTATATCGAGCGCATAGACGTGCGGTGGCACGCGGGGCCGATTGAGGGTGA includes the following:
- a CDS encoding acylphosphatase yields the protein MPRELILSGRVQGVACRYYCGQYGRIMGLRGSATNLSNGTVRVLLDIEDDDAAREYMRALRQNPKRIAFYGYIERIDVRWHAGPIEG